Proteins found in one Clostridium kluyveri DSM 555 genomic segment:
- a CDS encoding putative metallopeptidase — MPRIKIIDDRTGHVREIECSGFNLQYVQSTGNGVIQKIRELNNGKYDSRHWIKNEFYAPLAQKIKDKFKEKVPEFTSVNINKILFIEDTDYMGDELKRDDDVMWIKKAPKQLTILTGYEFIIESREFWTERISKEQIIALIYSCLKQIDGDKLRTPDVKG; from the coding sequence ATGCCTAGAATAAAGATAATTGATGACCGCACTGGACATGTGAGAGAAATAGAATGTTCGGGATTTAATTTGCAGTATGTTCAGTCCACTGGAAATGGGGTAATACAAAAGATAAGAGAATTGAATAACGGAAAATATGATTCTAGACATTGGATAAAGAATGAATTCTATGCTCCTCTAGCTCAAAAAATAAAAGACAAGTTCAAAGAGAAGGTTCCTGAATTTACAAGTGTAAATATAAATAAGATTTTATTCATTGAGGATACGGACTATATGGGAGATGAATTAAAGCGTGATGATGATGTCATGTGGATTAAGAAAGCTCCAAAGCAGCTTACAATTCTTACAGGTTATGAATTCATCATTGAAAGCAGAGAATTCTGGACGGAGAGAATCTCTAAAGAACAGATAATTGCGTTGATTTATAGCTGCCTAAAGCAAATAGATGGGGACAAACTAAGAACACCTGATGTAAAAGGATAG
- a CDS encoding MazG-like family protein, producing the protein MNTLKLKLMVLRKLIDRKGNKIDHRTMTWQDWKKKVLEEAGELCEALSSGDKKKIMEEVLDVIQVGIGILAKLFRENFDIVQGFHRHNKKLVDRGCEACAEVNFNASRK; encoded by the coding sequence GTGAACACATTGAAACTAAAGCTAATGGTGCTTAGAAAACTAATAGACCGCAAAGGTAATAAAATAGACCACAGGACAATGACCTGGCAGGATTGGAAAAAGAAAGTTTTGGAGGAAGCAGGAGAGCTGTGTGAAGCTCTCTCCTCTGGAGATAAGAAAAAGATAATGGAAGAGGTGCTGGACGTTATTCAGGTGGGTATAGGAATCTTGGCCAAGCTTTTTAGAGAGAATTTTGACATAGTCCAGGGATTCCATAGGCATAATAAAAAGTTGGTTGACAGGGGTTGTGAGGCTTGTGCAGAGGTTAATTTTAATGCAAGTAGGAAGTAG
- a CDS encoding PBSX family phage terminase large subunit — protein sequence MSYKYSPKQKDVVKKLLNNQMGFINILEGSVRSGKTFIVNLAWTLFILNSPYDKFLMSGESTDSLYRNVIGDMIYILGQNKASYQDSSKGGAQLIINYDGRTKICYCRGGSKANDEGKIRGITIGGWMADEITLHHESFVKQALSRMSLKGAKAFWTTNPDSPYHYIRTEYIDKCKENEYCHWHFDLDDNLTLSEEYKENIKKAYSGLFYDRFIKGLWVMADGVIYPGFDEKKHCISIDEVPRDNLIFYIPCDYGITNPHVYLKAAVRLYEHIPHIFIVDEYYNKGDGGSPKTDNLFLSDYKDFAKGIKPRNVIIDPSATSLINLFRQDGISVLEADNTVIDGISNVTTWLNDERIHIVKNRCPNLIKEFESYIWDDKAQKHGEDKPLKQNDHAMDALRYLIQTLYPVSSSDLSLLKGVRIWG from the coding sequence ATGAGTTATAAATATTCTCCTAAACAAAAGGATGTTGTGAAGAAATTATTAAATAATCAAATGGGCTTTATTAATATTCTTGAAGGAAGTGTAAGGAGTGGTAAAACATTTATAGTAAATCTAGCATGGACTTTATTTATACTGAATTCTCCGTATGATAAATTTCTCATGTCAGGTGAAAGCACTGATTCATTATATAGAAATGTTATAGGAGATATGATATATATTCTTGGCCAAAATAAAGCGTCTTATCAGGATAGTTCTAAAGGTGGAGCCCAACTTATAATAAATTATGATGGCAGAACAAAAATATGTTACTGCAGAGGAGGCTCCAAAGCAAATGACGAGGGGAAGATAAGAGGTATCACTATTGGTGGATGGATGGCTGATGAAATAACGCTGCATCATGAGAGTTTCGTTAAACAAGCATTATCAAGAATGAGTTTAAAAGGCGCAAAGGCTTTTTGGACAACTAATCCAGATAGTCCTTATCACTATATAAGAACTGAATATATTGATAAGTGCAAGGAGAATGAATATTGCCATTGGCACTTTGATTTAGATGATAATTTAACTTTAAGTGAGGAATATAAGGAAAATATAAAAAAAGCTTATTCGGGATTATTTTATGATCGATTTATCAAAGGGTTATGGGTAATGGCAGATGGAGTTATATACCCTGGATTTGATGAGAAAAAGCATTGTATATCAATAGATGAGGTTCCTAGAGACAATTTAATATTTTATATCCCATGCGATTATGGGATAACAAATCCCCACGTGTATTTGAAAGCCGCAGTTAGGTTGTATGAACATATACCACATATATTCATAGTTGATGAATATTATAACAAAGGTGATGGCGGTAGCCCTAAGACAGATAATTTATTCCTATCGGATTACAAAGATTTTGCTAAAGGTATAAAACCTAGAAACGTAATAATAGACCCATCAGCTACATCACTAATTAACTTATTTAGACAAGATGGAATATCCGTACTTGAAGCAGATAATACCGTAATAGATGGAATAAGTAATGTAACGACATGGCTCAATGATGAAAGAATTCATATAGTTAAGAACAGGTGTCCTAATCTCATAAAAGAATTTGAGTCTTATATATGGGATGATAAAGCACAAAAACATGGTGAGGATAAACCATTAAAGCAGAATGACCATGCTATGGATGCACTTAGATATTTAATCCAAACATTGTATCCAGTATCAAGTAGTGATTTATCTTTATTGAAAGGGGTGAGAATATGGGGTTAA
- a CDS encoding DUF2188 domain-containing protein, translating into MGKNQHVTYNKDDNTWNVKGEGNSKATKITNTKQEAVNIARKIANNQDSELVIHGKDNKIQSKDSHRHDPFPPKG; encoded by the coding sequence GTGGGTAAAAATCAACATGTTACTTATAATAAAGATGATAACACTTGGAATGTAAAAGGTGAAGGCAATTCTAAAGCAACTAAAATTACCAACACCAAACAAGAAGCTGTTAATATTGCTAGGAAAATAGCCAATAATCAAGATTCAGAATTAGTTATCCATGGAAAGGATAATAAAATCCAATCCAAGGATAGCCACAGACATGATCCTTTTCCACCAAAAGGTTAA
- a CDS encoding DUF1064 domain-containing protein: MRSKYNAKKSMVDGITFDSKDEARYYEYLKKLKAKGEIENFELQPKFTLIPAFEYKGKKERPATYTLDFLIYNLDGTETYIDVKGDSTPQGELKFKMLKYLHPTMDFRWVSRSLKYSESGWIDFKELKKRRRESKKNA, encoded by the coding sequence ATGAGAAGTAAATATAATGCTAAAAAATCAATGGTTGACGGAATAACCTTTGATTCTAAAGATGAAGCCAGGTATTATGAATATCTGAAAAAACTTAAGGCCAAAGGTGAAATAGAAAATTTTGAATTGCAGCCTAAGTTTACTCTTATACCGGCTTTTGAATATAAGGGCAAAAAGGAAAGACCGGCTACGTATACTTTGGATTTTTTAATATACAACCTTGATGGTACGGAAACTTATATTGATGTTAAGGGTGATAGTACACCACAAGGAGAGCTTAAATTTAAAATGCTTAAATATCTTCATCCAACTATGGATTTCAGGTGGGTTTCAAGAAGCCTGAAGTACAGTGAAAGTGGCTGGATAGACTTCAAGGAGTTGAAGAAAAGAAGAAGGGAGAGTAAGAAAAATGCCTAG
- a CDS encoding NACHT domain-containing protein, which yields MEEFTKIAVTAGISEMIKLVISTYIKPRLELLNINNKLGFEDKFNEYMERSYNSNLYMNTIAFKNQQKTIDDLYIPLNVSKCSTNNKDNVRICIDRYHDNFVPHYSKVLLVDSAGMGKSTILKYLYLSIIKENKGIPVLIELRKLKVDTSIIDFIVSEINGIKEYFSKKEILDLIEEGGFVFFFDGYDEIIDENKKEVTENLQNFISKTSTTKNLSNNFVISSRDENALSCFSDFQRFDIKALTKKEAYELICKYDNNGELSKELIRSLNGEENLRIIDEFLVNPLMVSLLYIAFQYKRVVPYKKQIFYRQVYDALFQDHDRTKGGAYVHPKNSKLDIEDFHRVLRILGFITLSKGISYCKEELIKIVNKAKSMAVGIQFKANDFIYDIVHAVPIFIKDGVEYRWIHKSFQEYFAASYICYDSKEKQDVYLWTMIQGEKISKYYNVLDFCYDIDYKEFRKAIVYPIIKEFIEYYDSSYTDKKYESYDRRVLDIRKNINFIYDEVYIGFFDKDKSGKRYISSDIFEQWDKSRLSKRRIIHTKYFNMAIGCYSKDKDLDVLIDLLTSKNSSIVKRVRSEDDLIDLYRSVESFDSDKYILSIENENTTNEEETFGLLNEFLIVFNHSNKINLSREKYIFNYDECVKLKNQIEEESSFEEDIFL from the coding sequence ATGGAAGAATTTACAAAGATAGCAGTTACTGCTGGTATAAGTGAAATGATAAAATTAGTTATAAGTACATATATAAAGCCGCGGCTAGAACTACTAAATATTAATAATAAATTGGGCTTTGAAGATAAATTTAATGAATATATGGAGCGTTCGTATAATAGCAATTTATATATGAATACTATTGCTTTTAAAAATCAGCAAAAGACTATAGATGATTTATACATACCATTAAATGTATCAAAATGTTCAACAAATAATAAAGATAATGTTAGAATTTGTATAGATAGATATCATGATAATTTTGTACCACATTATAGCAAAGTTTTATTGGTAGATAGTGCTGGAATGGGGAAATCAACTATATTAAAATATTTATATCTGAGTATTATAAAAGAAAATAAGGGTATTCCGGTGTTAATAGAACTAAGAAAATTAAAAGTAGATACTTCTATAATTGATTTTATTGTTAGTGAAATTAATGGCATAAAAGAATATTTTAGTAAAAAGGAGATTTTAGATTTAATTGAAGAAGGTGGTTTCGTGTTTTTCTTTGATGGATATGATGAGATAATAGATGAAAACAAGAAAGAAGTTACAGAAAATCTACAAAATTTCATATCAAAAACTTCAACTACAAAAAATTTGAGTAATAATTTTGTGATATCATCTAGAGATGAAAATGCTCTCAGTTGTTTTTCAGATTTTCAAAGGTTTGATATAAAAGCATTAACTAAAAAGGAAGCATACGAATTAATTTGTAAATATGACAATAATGGAGAACTATCAAAAGAATTAATAAGAAGTCTTAATGGTGAAGAAAATTTAAGAATAATTGATGAATTTTTGGTAAATCCTTTAATGGTTTCATTACTTTATATAGCTTTTCAATATAAAAGGGTAGTTCCTTACAAAAAACAAATATTTTATAGGCAAGTATATGATGCTTTATTTCAGGATCATGATAGAACTAAAGGAGGAGCCTATGTACATCCTAAAAATAGCAAACTTGATATAGAGGATTTTCATAGGGTGCTTAGAATATTAGGATTTATTACATTAAGCAAAGGGATAAGTTATTGCAAGGAGGAGCTTATTAAAATAGTAAATAAAGCGAAATCAATGGCGGTAGGAATACAGTTTAAAGCAAATGATTTCATTTATGATATTGTTCATGCTGTTCCGATATTTATAAAAGATGGCGTTGAATATAGATGGATTCACAAGTCATTTCAAGAATATTTTGCGGCGAGTTATATTTGCTATGATTCAAAGGAGAAACAAGATGTGTATTTATGGACAATGATACAAGGAGAAAAAATATCTAAGTATTATAATGTATTAGATTTTTGTTATGATATAGATTATAAGGAGTTTAGAAAAGCAATAGTTTATCCAATTATAAAAGAGTTTATTGAATATTATGATAGTTCGTATACAGACAAAAAATATGAGAGTTATGATAGACGAGTGTTGGATATAAGAAAAAATATAAATTTTATTTATGATGAAGTTTATATAGGATTTTTTGATAAAGATAAATCGGGAAAAAGGTATATAAGCAGTGATATTTTTGAACAATGGGATAAGTCTAGGTTAAGTAAACGTCGCATTATACACACTAAGTATTTTAATATGGCAATTGGATGCTATAGCAAAGATAAAGATTTGGATGTGCTGATAGATTTATTGACTAGCAAAAATTCTTCTATAGTAAAGAGGGTTAGAAGTGAAGATGATTTAATTGATTTATATAGATCTGTTGAAAGTTTTGATAGTGATAAATATATATTAAGTATAGAAAATGAAAATACCACAAATGAAGAAGAAACTTTTGGTCTGCTTAATGAATTTTTAATTGTTTTCAACCATAGTAATAAGATTAATCTATCACGTGAAAAATATATATTCAATTACGATGAATGTGTTAAACTGAAGAATCAAATTGAAGAAGAATCTAGTTTTGAAGAAGATATATTTTTATAG
- the dnaB gene encoding replicative DNA helicase, with protein sequence MTALPSSIEAERGVIGTILNNNQAMDIALELITPEDFYRENHKVIFKALVNLHEKNAAMDLLTVSEQLKDGLKEIGGITYLSQLMGAYTPTSNVKEYALIVKDKSNKRKIIKIANEMMLDACNNSSVDDILNKAESKILDINSYKDSEIVTAKTVAMNAYEKIEENYNKGGGLAGLATGIKSIDNMTGGLEPGDYVILAARPSMGKSAMMLEISENVAKQGKSVLVFSLEMTKEKLMNRLFSSLTKIPLERIKTGELTSPEWNKLASAANFICQQKLYFDDKGGQTVNEIRSKSRKAKLQYDLDLIVIDYIGKIQGQGENRNQELSRISDALKNLAKELKIPIVVLCQLSRAPEARSDHRPMLSDLRESGSIEQDADIVIMLYRDEYYNAETEEKNIMEAIVTKSRDGKTGTVKLYWDGNTQRIRELDYVHEGSYNPEIFGRGE encoded by the coding sequence GTGACAGCTTTGCCAAGTAGTATTGAGGCCGAAAGGGGAGTTATAGGCACTATACTAAACAATAATCAGGCCATGGACATAGCTCTGGAATTAATTACGCCTGAAGATTTTTACAGAGAAAATCACAAGGTGATATTTAAAGCTCTAGTGAATTTGCATGAAAAAAATGCAGCTATGGACCTGTTAACAGTGAGTGAGCAGCTGAAAGACGGGCTGAAAGAAATCGGGGGAATTACTTACCTGTCACAGCTTATGGGAGCCTACACTCCGACTTCAAACGTAAAAGAGTACGCCTTGATAGTAAAAGACAAAAGCAATAAAAGAAAAATAATAAAAATAGCCAATGAAATGATGCTGGATGCCTGCAATAACTCTAGTGTGGATGATATTTTAAATAAAGCAGAAAGTAAGATTCTGGATATAAACAGCTATAAGGATTCAGAGATAGTCACGGCCAAGACAGTTGCTATGAATGCCTATGAAAAAATAGAAGAAAATTACAATAAGGGCGGAGGATTGGCAGGCCTGGCAACTGGCATAAAGTCCATAGATAACATGACTGGAGGACTGGAACCAGGGGACTACGTGATACTTGCGGCAAGACCCAGCATGGGTAAAAGTGCCATGATGCTTGAAATATCTGAAAACGTGGCAAAACAGGGTAAGTCAGTGTTGGTATTTAGTCTTGAAATGACCAAAGAAAAACTGATGAACAGATTGTTTTCAAGTCTGACAAAAATACCACTTGAGAGAATAAAGACCGGAGAATTGACTTCACCTGAGTGGAATAAACTTGCTAGTGCTGCCAATTTCATATGCCAGCAGAAATTATACTTTGACGATAAAGGTGGCCAGACGGTAAATGAAATACGTTCCAAATCCCGAAAAGCCAAGCTGCAATATGACCTGGATTTAATCGTAATAGACTACATTGGGAAAATACAGGGACAGGGTGAAAACAGGAATCAGGAATTAAGCAGGATATCAGATGCACTAAAGAATCTGGCTAAAGAACTAAAAATACCAATTGTAGTTTTATGCCAGTTATCTCGTGCACCGGAGGCCAGATCGGACCATAGACCTATGCTTTCGGATCTAAGAGAATCAGGGTCAATAGAACAGGATGCAGATATAGTTATTATGCTGTACAGGGATGAATACTATAACGCAGAAACAGAGGAAAAAAATATCATGGAAGCTATTGTAACTAAGAGCAGGGATGGAAAGACAGGAACTGTTAAATTGTATTGGGATGGCAATACCCAGAGGATTAGAGAACTGGACTATGTTCATGAGGGGAGTTATAACCCTGAAATATTTGGAAGAGGGGAATAG
- a CDS encoding DnaJ domain-containing protein, with protein sequence MNANEAFKVLGMEKKFPISEEQLSKAYRAKAKEVHPDITGKDEEMKKVNEAHEWLKNNLAKVNKANTPNEANTKNESGNNLNILDIAADDFVKRYEMAFTREMKRKTIYDFLNTVDKIKLFRNVK encoded by the coding sequence ATGAATGCCAATGAAGCCTTTAAGGTTTTAGGAATGGAAAAAAAGTTTCCGATATCAGAAGAACAGCTTTCAAAAGCATATAGAGCTAAAGCAAAAGAGGTTCATCCTGATATTACAGGGAAAGATGAAGAAATGAAAAAAGTTAATGAGGCTCATGAATGGTTAAAAAATAATTTAGCAAAAGTCAATAAAGCAAATACACCCAATGAAGCAAATACAAAAAATGAAAGTGGAAATAATCTTAACATATTAGATATTGCAGCAGATGATTTTGTTAAGCGTTATGAAATGGCCTTTACAAGAGAAATGAAAAGGAAAACCATATATGATTTTTTAAATACGGTAGATAAGATAAAGCTTTTTAGAAATGTTAAATAG
- a CDS encoding phage portal protein, with the protein MGLKSFIKSVKLKLLNPKGEQMRISGGAATSTYQLDSSQVDYELARQLYQNNNDDYKLGAPFVRPIINSTVGFMGVPHFDCADESAQEILDDFILDNTSQMLKTHTDALKLGDSYVWITREEVANPLYPDKPNRLVYNFIPPEQIKDILLDPTTGEPTAYILKSHQEWQDIEGNKFKCDITQAITATERTIQITGDTPEGIQAGTIPNPWGFIPIVHFKNEPDETLKYGQSDIEPIEPLLKAYHDVMLHALKGSKMHSTPKLKMKLKDVKSFLANNFGVEDPVKFAKDGGKINLDGHEVLFMASDEDAGFVEVNSATGDAKVLLSLLFYCIVDVSEVPEFVFGVHTPSALASVKEQMPIMANKIRRKREQFTEQWRILARMVLIMSAQSAGGNFASYDVTLGWDEVTPKDNKESAETLNYIATALETAITGGFISVESAANFLSGYVDTMSDYISSDEGIVGEREKIIKDKMLNFRMQDSGGLDDEKKKLDDEINNLSTQEGTVNE; encoded by the coding sequence ATGGGGTTAAAGTCTTTTATTAAAAGTGTAAAATTGAAACTGCTGAATCCGAAAGGTGAGCAGATGCGTATATCTGGTGGAGCTGCTACATCAACATATCAATTGGATAGTTCACAGGTGGATTATGAACTTGCAAGGCAATTATATCAGAATAATAATGACGACTATAAATTGGGTGCTCCTTTTGTAAGACCTATAATAAATTCCACTGTAGGTTTTATGGGGGTACCTCACTTTGACTGTGCAGATGAATCAGCACAGGAGATTCTTGATGATTTTATTCTTGATAATACCTCGCAGATGCTTAAGACACATACTGATGCCTTGAAACTTGGTGACAGCTATGTATGGATTACAAGGGAAGAGGTTGCCAATCCACTATACCCCGATAAACCTAATAGATTGGTTTATAATTTTATCCCTCCAGAGCAAATTAAGGATATATTACTTGACCCTACCACAGGGGAACCAACCGCATATATTTTAAAAAGCCATCAGGAATGGCAGGACATAGAGGGCAATAAATTTAAATGTGATATCACTCAAGCCATAACAGCTACTGAAAGGACTATACAAATAACAGGAGATACTCCAGAAGGTATACAAGCAGGTACAATACCTAATCCTTGGGGTTTCATTCCTATAGTGCATTTTAAAAATGAACCTGATGAAACACTAAAGTATGGGCAGAGTGATATTGAACCTATAGAACCATTACTAAAAGCCTATCATGATGTTATGCTTCATGCATTAAAGGGAAGCAAAATGCATAGTACTCCTAAATTGAAGATGAAACTTAAGGATGTTAAAAGTTTCTTGGCCAATAATTTTGGAGTTGAAGATCCAGTAAAGTTTGCAAAAGATGGTGGAAAAATAAACTTAGATGGACATGAGGTCTTATTTATGGCATCTGATGAAGATGCAGGATTTGTAGAGGTTAATAGTGCCACAGGTGATGCAAAGGTACTGTTAAGCCTCTTATTTTATTGTATTGTTGATGTTAGTGAAGTCCCTGAATTTGTATTTGGGGTACATACTCCAAGTGCTCTTGCCAGTGTAAAAGAGCAGATGCCTATAATGGCCAATAAGATAAGGCGTAAGAGGGAACAATTCACTGAACAATGGCGTATACTTGCAAGGATGGTACTCATAATGTCTGCTCAATCTGCAGGTGGTAATTTTGCAAGTTATGATGTTACCTTGGGGTGGGATGAAGTCACTCCTAAGGATAATAAGGAAAGTGCTGAAACTCTTAACTATATTGCAACTGCCCTTGAAACTGCGATTACAGGAGGATTTATTTCAGTGGAATCTGCTGCTAATTTCCTTTCAGGGTATGTTGATACCATGAGTGATTACATATCTAGTGATGAGGGTATAGTTGGTGAAAGGGAAAAGATAATTAAAGATAAGATGCTCAACTTTAGGATGCAGGATTCAGGCGGCCTTGATGATGAAAAGAAAAAGCTTGATGATGAAATAAATAATTTAAGTACTCAGGAGGGTACTGTAAATGAGTAA
- the terS gene encoding phage terminase small subunit, with protein sequence MPRQRSPNRDKAKQMYLESGKTLLCKDIAKVLNVSESQVRNWKAQDNWDNKNKVAQSNGNSCATKRKKGGQPQNKNSKGHVSSVPKGNKNAESHGFFSKIFPPETMEVVQDIMIKNPLDMLWENIIIQYTAIARSQRIMDVKSKEEMIKELKKSKVKTKDRSTQKTSTNESEKEFEYEFQFAWDRQATFLKAQSRAMAELRSLIKQHDEMVHNNPDMATEEQRLRMEKLRAEVEKVKNPDKDKGNDGVLKEMLEGLKNEL encoded by the coding sequence ATGCCGAGACAGAGAAGCCCGAACCGGGATAAAGCTAAACAAATGTACTTAGAATCGGGTAAAACACTATTATGTAAGGATATAGCAAAGGTTTTAAATGTTTCCGAAAGTCAGGTTAGAAATTGGAAAGCTCAGGATAATTGGGACAATAAAAATAAAGTTGCGCAATCAAACGGGAATAGTTGCGCAACTAAACGAAAAAAGGGCGGCCAACCACAAAATAAGAATTCAAAAGGTCATGTGAGCAGCGTACCAAAGGGAAACAAAAACGCTGAATCCCATGGCTTTTTTTCTAAGATTTTTCCGCCTGAAACAATGGAGGTGGTGCAGGATATTATGATTAAAAATCCTTTGGATATGCTCTGGGAAAATATAATAATTCAATATACGGCCATAGCAAGGTCTCAGAGAATTATGGATGTTAAGAGTAAAGAGGAAATGATTAAGGAACTTAAAAAGTCCAAGGTTAAGACTAAAGATAGAAGCACGCAGAAAACTTCCACTAATGAATCAGAAAAAGAATTTGAATATGAGTTCCAATTTGCATGGGACAGACAAGCCACATTCCTTAAAGCTCAATCAAGGGCTATGGCAGAGTTAAGGAGCCTTATCAAGCAACATGATGAGATGGTTCATAACAACCCAGACATGGCAACAGAAGAACAGAGGTTGAGGATGGAAAAGCTTAGGGCTGAGGTGGAGAAGGTTAAAAATCCTGATAAGGATAAAGGAAATGATGGAGTATTAAAAGAGATGCTGGAAGGTTTGAAAAATGAGTTATAA
- a CDS encoding DNA adenine methylase produces MKLKNLTNIKWIGGKHGKEERYLELMPKHKIFADCTFGSGAVTFYKSVKSPAKITVVNDKNDELINYMLVLRDRPEELFHACDGLPYSEALYKKYKWDPLPEDSLERAVRFFYKMRLTFSGGGHKYRNGLGLSKTQDKAGTYRSAVNLIPKMAQIIKTWNILCRDFQEVIDFYDTEDTLFFLDPPYVGYENIYAGGFQPEDHLRLRRRLEKIKGKAMVCYYPDPLIDELYSGWYRVEYNTASQIEVRSDGDKCPVRTELILMNYKPQVEEQMKIV; encoded by the coding sequence GTGAAACTTAAGAATTTAACCAACATAAAGTGGATTGGCGGCAAACATGGCAAGGAAGAACGGTACCTGGAGCTTATGCCTAAACATAAAATATTTGCGGACTGTACTTTTGGAAGTGGGGCTGTGACTTTTTACAAGAGTGTTAAGTCTCCGGCCAAAATAACAGTTGTCAATGATAAAAATGATGAGCTTATAAACTACATGCTTGTTTTAAGGGATAGACCGGAAGAATTATTTCATGCATGTGATGGGCTGCCATACAGTGAAGCTCTTTATAAAAAATACAAATGGGACCCCCTACCTGAGGACAGTTTAGAGAGAGCTGTCAGGTTCTTCTACAAGATGCGATTGACATTCTCAGGAGGAGGCCACAAGTATAGAAATGGATTGGGACTTTCAAAGACTCAGGACAAGGCTGGGACTTACAGGTCCGCAGTTAACTTAATACCTAAGATGGCCCAAATAATCAAGACATGGAATATACTCTGCAGGGATTTTCAGGAGGTAATTGATTTCTACGATACGGAAGATACATTGTTCTTCCTGGACCCACCCTATGTAGGCTATGAAAATATTTATGCAGGTGGATTTCAACCAGAGGACCATTTGAGGCTAAGAAGGAGACTTGAAAAAATAAAAGGCAAAGCCATGGTTTGTTATTATCCGGATCCATTGATTGATGAATTATATTCCGGATGGTACAGGGTTGAATACAATACAGCTTCACAGATTGAGGTCAGAAGTGATGGAGACAAGTGTCCGGTCCGGACTGAATTAATTCTCATGAACTATAAGCCTCAGGTAGAGGAGCAGATGAAAATTGTTTGA
- a CDS encoding DUF6877 family protein: protein MRIEIKSMEDLNRNLNKLPIQAIEDINKRITDWMSGEGSSIDDPYIKQQLRYAENLVNRR from the coding sequence GTGAGGATAGAAATTAAATCCATGGAAGATTTGAATAGAAATTTAAACAAGTTGCCAATTCAAGCTATAGAGGATATAAATAAAAGAATTACCGATTGGATGAGTGGAGAAGGAAGTAGCATTGATGATCCATACATTAAGCAGCAGCTTAGATATGCGGAAAATCTGGTGAATAGAAGGTGA
- a CDS encoding helix-turn-helix transcriptional regulator yields MKFKEFNLVKIKHVHFYGLGELYSFLGADDLRAVLNKEEVKILYLDGLTAPEIARKLNIKKDTVEKCIQRNFSNLKCEHRVALTCRREVVKAVNYEANKYIGDSAFVKKNRSIYKTNPDGDIVINKEVAPVVTWDTPRRLANENKVKF; encoded by the coding sequence ATGAAATTCAAAGAATTCAATTTGGTAAAAATAAAACATGTCCACTTTTATGGTTTGGGTGAACTATATTCTTTTTTAGGAGCTGATGATTTGAGAGCTGTGTTAAATAAAGAAGAAGTTAAGATTTTGTATTTAGATGGGTTAACAGCCCCTGAGATTGCTAGAAAATTAAATATTAAAAAAGATACTGTAGAAAAATGCATCCAAAGAAATTTTAGTAATTTAAAATGTGAACATAGGGTTGCCTTAACATGTAGACGAGAGGTGGTAAAGGCAGTTAACTATGAAGCAAATAAATATATAGGTGATAGTGCGTTTGTAAAAAAGAATAGGTCTATATATAAAACGAATCCTGACGGGGATATAGTAATAAATAAAGAGGTTGCTCCTGTAGTTACATGGGACACTCCGAGAAGATTGGCAAATGAAAATAAAGTTAAATTTTAA